The genomic window CGCGGTGATGGGAGACCCGAATGGCACCCGTGAGGCCAGACAGGCCAGGGAGGGTTTGTCCGCGGTCGGCAGGTTCATCTGCCGGGAGAGCGCCCTGACTTCCACCTTGGTCAGGCCCACTTCCAATAATGGACTGCGCACGCGCCCTTCCGCCATCGCACGCCGACCCGGCCGGATATCACTCAGATCGTCCACCGTGCTTCCGTCAACAATCACCTCAATCCCCTCGCGATCCGCCACCGCCCTGACGTAATGCACGAGCTCTTTCTTGCAGTAATAGCAGCGGTCAGGCGGGTTGGAGGAAAAACAGGGATCCTCAATTTCGTGCGTGGAGACCTCAATCTGCCGGATCCCCATCTGCCGCGCCAGTTCCGTGGCTTCTTTCTGCTCCCACTCGGGATAGGTGGAAGACAAGGCGGTCACCGCCACGGCGCGTGCGCCCAACACTTGAACCGCCACCGCCG from bacterium includes these protein-coding regions:
- the larE gene encoding ATP-dependent sacrificial sulfur transferase LarE, whose amino-acid sequence is MQNKLRQLQELLRETGGVVVAYSGGVDSTFLAAVAVQVLGARAVAVTALSSTYPEWEQKEATELARQMGIRQIEVSTHEIEDPCFSSNPPDRCYYCKKELVHYVRAVADREGIEVIVDGSTVDDLSDIRPGRRAMAEGRVRSPLLEVGLTKVEVRALSRQMNLPTADKPSLACLASRVPFGSPITAEKLKAIDQVEGVLWKLGFRQLRVRHHGEIARIEVEPSELARLCEPEVRAAVIKAAKEAGFKYVSADLQGYRTGSMNEALKQ